The proteins below come from a single Magnetococcales bacterium genomic window:
- a CDS encoding potassium transporter Kup — MSAHTEEQSRGRLATLVIGALGVVFGDIGTSPLYALKEALGSHGSAAPTEADVLGVLSLIFWSLVVVITVKYVFYIMRADNKGEGGIMALAALALRSPGVGPNLRAMIYFLSLCGLALFFGDGVITPAISVLSAVEGLELATPVLKPAVLPVTVAILIGLFLFQRRGTGGVGQLFGPVMVVWFIILAALGIYGIVRNPTVLAALSPLYAIQFFLIHGGQAFLVLGAVFLAVTGAETLYADMGHFGRRAIKGAWLFLVFPSLVLNYFGQGSLILQDAESLRNPFYLLAPSWGLYPLVFLSTAATVIASQAVISGAFSAARQAMNLGFLPRMAVVHTSTQEEGQIYVPVVNWALLLAVLVLVVSFKSSSNLASAYGIAVTGAMAIDTTLAFGLVLRASFSWKPLTAALVTGFFLFFDLTFFAANCLKIPEGGWFPLVLGTFIFYFMATWKNGLQLALKAVSREEIPLEPFLRQFEKEQLPRVPGTAIYLTGRKAVVPRALVQNLQHHWVAHERVVLVTVTIQDTPFLSGVPRVVQEDLGQGFHRLEITFGFSETPDLLKAMQELPLFEGEGLREEASFFLGRATFLPMGGYPGFPIWRQRFFIWLQHTSGHAAEWFNLPMQRVVEMGSRLAL; from the coding sequence ATGTCTGCTCACACGGAGGAACAATCGCGCGGTCGCCTGGCCACCCTGGTGATCGGTGCGCTGGGCGTAGTCTTCGGGGATATCGGCACCAGTCCGCTCTACGCGCTCAAGGAGGCCCTCGGCAGCCACGGCAGCGCCGCGCCGACCGAAGCGGACGTGCTGGGAGTCCTCTCCCTGATCTTCTGGTCCCTGGTGGTGGTGATCACCGTCAAGTACGTCTTCTACATCATGCGGGCGGACAACAAGGGAGAGGGGGGCATCATGGCCCTGGCCGCCCTGGCCTTGCGCTCACCGGGGGTGGGACCGAATCTTCGCGCCATGATCTACTTCCTGAGCCTGTGCGGTCTGGCTCTCTTTTTCGGCGACGGGGTGATCACTCCCGCCATTTCGGTCTTGTCGGCGGTGGAGGGGCTGGAACTGGCCACGCCGGTGTTGAAACCGGCGGTGCTGCCGGTGACCGTGGCCATTCTGATCGGGCTCTTCCTCTTTCAGCGTCGGGGTACGGGCGGGGTGGGACAGCTTTTCGGCCCGGTGATGGTGGTTTGGTTCATCATCCTGGCGGCGCTGGGGATTTACGGGATCGTGCGCAATCCCACGGTGCTGGCCGCCTTGTCGCCGCTGTATGCGATACAGTTCTTTCTGATTCACGGCGGACAGGCGTTTCTGGTGCTGGGGGCGGTCTTCCTGGCGGTGACCGGCGCGGAGACCCTCTATGCCGACATGGGCCATTTCGGACGGCGGGCCATCAAGGGAGCCTGGCTGTTCCTGGTCTTTCCCTCGCTGGTGCTCAACTATTTCGGCCAGGGCAGTCTGATCCTTCAGGATGCGGAGAGTTTGCGCAATCCCTTCTACCTGCTGGCCCCCTCCTGGGGGCTCTATCCTCTGGTCTTTCTCTCCACCGCCGCCACGGTCATTGCCAGTCAGGCGGTGATTTCGGGGGCCTTTTCGGCGGCGCGCCAGGCCATGAATCTGGGCTTTCTGCCGCGCATGGCGGTGGTTCACACCTCCACGCAGGAGGAGGGGCAGATTTATGTCCCGGTGGTCAACTGGGCGCTGCTGCTGGCGGTTCTGGTGCTGGTGGTCTCCTTCAAAAGCTCCTCGAATCTGGCGTCGGCTTACGGCATCGCCGTGACCGGGGCCATGGCCATCGACACCACCCTGGCCTTCGGGCTGGTGTTGCGGGCCTCTTTCTCCTGGAAGCCCCTGACGGCGGCGTTGGTGACGGGCTTCTTCCTCTTCTTCGATCTGACCTTCTTCGCGGCCAACTGCCTCAAGATTCCGGAGGGCGGGTGGTTCCCGCTGGTGTTGGGCACTTTCATCTTCTATTTCATGGCCACCTGGAAGAACGGTTTGCAATTGGCATTGAAGGCCGTTTCGCGGGAGGAGATTCCGCTGGAGCCGTTTCTGCGGCAGTTCGAGAAGGAGCAACTGCCCCGTGTTCCCGGCACGGCGATCTATCTGACGGGACGCAAAGCGGTGGTCCCGCGCGCCCTGGTGCAGAATCTGCAACACCATTGGGTGGCGCACGAACGGGTGGTATTGGTGACGGTGACCATTCAGGACACGCCTTTCCTGTCTGGGGTGCCCCGAGTGGTTCAGGAGGATCTGGGCCAGGGGTTCCACCGTTTGGAGATCACTTTCGGATTTTCGGAGACGCCGGATCTGCTCAAGGCGATGCAGGAGTTGCCGTTGTTCGAGGGGGAGGGGTTGCGGGAGGAGGCGTCGTTTTTCCTGGGCCGGGCGACTTTTCTGCCGATGGGGGGGTATCCGGGGTTCCCGATCTGGAGACAACGCTTTTTCATCTGGCTGCAGCACACCTCGGGTCATGCGGCGGAGTGGTTCAATCTGCCGATGCAGCGGGTGGTGGAGATGGGGTCGAGGCTGGCGCTGTAG